A stretch of the Takifugu flavidus isolate HTHZ2018 chromosome 1, ASM371156v2, whole genome shotgun sequence genome encodes the following:
- the LOC130532477 gene encoding phytanoyl-CoA hydroxylase-interacting protein-like: MAMMDEMDEDRLNVELQNELLCEQGAESMDPGLGDGGDLPVPRQIRISNVTCDSFWISWDMEARGKERITHYFIDLNKRENRDTNKFKLKDVPTKLVAKAVPLPMTVRGHWFLSPRTEYTVSVQTAAKQLDGEYVVSQWSEIIEFCTADYSSVQLEQLLQKAENIAGRMLPFSVFYRNQQQEYFLQPGLSYRSRDAECRRMLPAMKDDSGSHGSPISGKLEGLFFSCNTEFNTGKPPQDSPYGPYRFQVGAEVLFNRNTNIYFADFYCMYTSYHYVILVLAPDGSKGDLFCKGRLPALSRSDNRFLTCGEEDGGLLSFRHAQDVILEVIYTEPVELSSGTVTRIGGHQLTGQSTANAKKDPSCKICNISVGR; this comes from the exons ATGGCTATGATGGATGAGATGGATGAGGACAGACTGAACGTGGAGCTCCAGAACGAGTTGCTGTGTGAGcaag GGGCAGAGTCTATGGACCCTGGCCTCGGGGACGGCGGTGACCTGCCGGTCCCTCGGCAGATCCGGATCAGTAACGTCACCTGTGACTCCTTCTGGATCAGCTGGGACATGGAGGCCAGAGGCAAAGAGCGGATCACACACTACTTCATCGACCTCAACAAAAGGGAGAACAGAGACACCAACAAGTTCAAACTCAAG GATGTCCCAACAAAGCTGGTGGCGAAGGCGGTGCCTCTGCCGATGACGGTGAGAGGTCATTGGTTCCTGAGTCCTCGGACGGAGTACACCGTGTCTGTCCAGACCGCTGCCAAACAGCTGGATGGAGAATACGTCGTGTCCCAGTGGAGCGAGATCATCGAGTTCTGCACTGCAG ATTATTCCAGCGTCCAGctagagcagctgctgcagaaggccGAGAACATCGCCGGCCGCATGCTGCCGTTCTCCGTCTTCTACAGGAACCAACAGCAGGAGTACTTCCTGCAGCCTGG CCTGTCTTATCGGTCCAGAGATGCCGAGTGTCGGCGGATGCTGCCGGCAATGAAGGATGACAGCGGCAGCCACGGCTCGCCCATCAGCGGTAAACTGGAGGGGCTTTTCTTCAGCTGCAATACAGAGTTCAACACTGGGAAACCCCCCCAAGACTCCCCCTATGGACCTTACCGTTTCCAG GTGGGAGCGGAGGTCCTTTTCAACCGCAACACCAACATCTACTTTGCAGATTTTTACTGCATGTACACGTCGTACCACTACGTGATCCTCGTCCTGGCTCCAGACGGTTCCAAAGGAGACCTGTTCTGCAAAGGGAGGCTTCCGGCACTCAGTCGCTCTGACAACCGCTTTCTGACCTGCGGCGAGGAGGATGGCGGCCTGTTATCGTTCCGTCACGCTCAGGACGTCATCCTGGAGGTGATCTACACCGAGCCGGTGGAGCTGAGCTCTGGAACGGTGACGCGGATCGGCGGGCACCAGCTCACGGGCCAGTCCACCGCCAACGCCAAGAAAGACCCCAGCTGCAAGATCTGTAACATCAGCGTGGGACGTTAG